In one Thermococcus sp. 2319x1 genomic region, the following are encoded:
- a CDS encoding NAD+ synthase produces MRELNFEEVINRLVSFIKEKTEEAKAKGVVIGISGGVDSATVAYLAAKALGNGKVLGLIMPYYMNQDVEDALLVCKKLEIEHKLISIKEIVDAFEKSIGFELDKVSRGNLMARTRMILLYAHANSRNYLVLGTSNKSEFLTGYFTKWGDGASDYAPLINLYKTEVWEIAKRLGVPERIITKKPSAGLWEGQSDEDELGISYKLLDEILYRLVDLKMEKNKIAEELNLPIDKVEHVEYLVKKSEHKRRLPVGPKI; encoded by the coding sequence ATGAGAGAACTAAATTTTGAAGAGGTCATCAATAGGCTCGTCTCATTTATAAAAGAGAAGACAGAAGAAGCGAAAGCTAAGGGAGTGGTAATCGGGATTAGCGGTGGTGTAGACAGTGCAACTGTAGCATATCTTGCAGCAAAAGCCCTTGGAAATGGGAAGGTACTTGGCCTTATAATGCCCTACTACATGAACCAAGACGTTGAAGATGCCCTATTGGTCTGCAAAAAACTTGAAATTGAGCATAAACTCATCAGCATAAAAGAAATCGTGGATGCGTTTGAAAAAAGCATTGGCTTTGAGCTTGACAAAGTTTCCAGGGGTAATTTAATGGCAAGGACCAGAATGATACTCTTATATGCCCATGCAAACTCAAGAAACTACCTTGTTTTAGGAACCTCCAATAAAAGCGAATTTTTGACGGGATACTTTACAAAATGGGGAGATGGGGCAAGTGATTATGCCCCCCTAATCAACCTATACAAAACAGAAGTTTGGGAAATTGCCAAAAGGCTTGGCGTTCCAGAGAGAATAATAACCAAAAAACCAAGTGCCGGCCTATGGGAAGGACAAAGCGATGAAGATGAATTGGGAATTAGCTATAAACTTTTAGACGAAATCCTCTATAGATTGGTAGATTTAAAAATGGAAAAGAACAAAATCGCCGAAGAGCTAAATCTCCCAATAGACAAAGTTGAGCATGTAGAATATTTAGTCAAAAAAAGCGAACACAAGAGAAGACTTCCCGTGGGACCAAAAATCTAA
- a CDS encoding DMT family transporter: protein MKKGYILVFLAASMWGTLGIFAKLLYGFGLDPFTITFYRASIAFALLFVYNLSKGLQIKKNRLPFYAFYGFFAVFLFYILYFYTVKISSVSLAVLLLYSAPVYSTILGYFIFGEKITSTKLAALVMAIIGVLLVVNPNEGSLSKLAVVLGLLSGLTYALYGILAKLAVKNEKPEEALLYTIGFGALFLSPFSNFEIPISSLPYLFGLAFFPTFLAYILYNTALREIEVSRASIIATVEPVVALVLAYLIFHETLMAKQMIGAALIILGSFILQVEERKEKSQM, encoded by the coding sequence TTGAAAAAGGGATACATACTCGTCTTTTTAGCCGCGAGTATGTGGGGAACCCTTGGGATTTTCGCTAAATTGCTCTATGGCTTCGGATTAGATCCCTTTACAATAACTTTCTATAGGGCATCGATAGCGTTTGCCCTTCTCTTTGTTTATAATCTCTCCAAAGGCCTTCAGATTAAAAAGAACAGATTGCCTTTTTATGCGTTTTATGGTTTTTTTGCAGTGTTCTTGTTTTACATACTGTATTTTTACACTGTTAAAATTTCATCAGTATCGTTGGCAGTCCTTTTACTGTATTCCGCCCCGGTTTATTCCACGATACTGGGATACTTCATCTTTGGTGAAAAAATCACCTCCACAAAGCTCGCAGCACTTGTAATGGCAATAATAGGAGTTCTCCTGGTTGTTAATCCCAACGAAGGAAGTTTGAGTAAGCTAGCTGTAGTATTAGGACTTCTATCTGGACTTACATACGCCTTATATGGAATTTTAGCAAAACTCGCCGTAAAAAATGAAAAACCAGAAGAAGCCCTTCTTTACACAATAGGTTTTGGAGCACTTTTCCTATCGCCGTTCTCGAATTTTGAAATCCCTATTTCCTCTTTGCCATACCTTTTTGGACTGGCGTTTTTTCCAACATTTTTAGCATACATTTTATATAACACCGCGCTTAGGGAGATAGAAGTCAGCAGAGCATCGATAATCGCCACAGTAGAACCGGTAGTTGCTTTGGTCCTTGCTTACCTCATATTCCATGAGACTCTAATGGCCAAACAAATGATTGGAGCTGCATTAATAATCCTAGGCTCTTTTATACTACAAGTGGAGGAGAGAAAAGAGAAAAGTCAGATGTAG
- the glnA gene encoding type I glutamate--ammonia ligase — protein sequence MNEIKSLIQRDSNKPKFLQLIFVDINGVPKGMEVPIERYEEAITDGISFDGSSIPGFQGIEDSDLLFKADPTTYVEVPWEGVAKVFGYIYKDGKPYHADPRKILSSVVEELKKRGITAYIGPEPEFYLFEKNGSWELKLPDGGGYFDLVNLDKAREMKRVIAHYMPAFKLIPEVLHHEVGPGQHEIDFRFADALTTADNIVRFKYLVKAVAESYGLYATFMPKPLFGKPGNGMHLHISLWKDGENIFVGEKGLSDDALYFIGGILKHAKALTAVTNPTVNSYKRLVPGYEAPVYISWGYKNRSALIRVPAYVGNGARIEYRCPDPSANPYLAFAVILMAGIDGIKHKIEPFAYVEENVYEMGEKERDSLGIDVLPTTLEEALEELKRDKVVKDALGKAYHNFVEYKIKEWKDYLEYLEKKGLERKTIKVTEWELERYFYI from the coding sequence ATGAACGAGATTAAATCCCTTATCCAACGTGATTCAAACAAACCTAAATTCTTACAGCTAATTTTCGTTGACATAAATGGAGTTCCAAAAGGAATGGAAGTTCCAATTGAGAGGTATGAAGAAGCGATTACTGATGGAATATCCTTTGACGGCTCTTCAATTCCGGGTTTCCAAGGAATAGAGGACAGTGACCTTCTTTTCAAAGCAGATCCAACCACCTATGTTGAAGTTCCTTGGGAGGGAGTTGCAAAGGTATTTGGGTATATATACAAAGACGGCAAACCTTACCATGCTGATCCCAGGAAGATATTGAGCTCAGTAGTGGAAGAACTGAAGAAGAGGGGGATAACAGCTTATATAGGTCCCGAACCGGAATTTTACCTCTTTGAAAAGAACGGCTCGTGGGAGCTCAAGCTTCCTGATGGGGGAGGGTATTTCGATCTTGTTAATCTGGACAAAGCGAGGGAAATGAAGAGAGTCATAGCCCATTATATGCCTGCATTCAAGTTAATCCCCGAAGTTCTACACCATGAAGTTGGTCCGGGACAGCATGAAATAGATTTTCGCTTTGCAGATGCATTAACAACTGCCGACAATATAGTCAGGTTCAAGTATTTGGTCAAAGCGGTTGCAGAAAGCTATGGTCTTTATGCTACCTTTATGCCAAAACCCCTTTTTGGCAAGCCCGGCAATGGGATGCATCTTCACATAAGTCTTTGGAAAGATGGGGAGAACATCTTCGTGGGAGAAAAAGGGTTAAGTGACGATGCCCTTTACTTCATTGGGGGCATTTTAAAGCATGCAAAAGCTTTAACGGCAGTAACTAATCCCACTGTTAACTCATATAAACGTCTTGTGCCTGGATATGAGGCTCCGGTATACATCTCTTGGGGGTACAAAAACAGGAGTGCTCTGATAAGGGTTCCTGCGTATGTGGGCAATGGGGCAAGAATAGAATACCGCTGTCCTGACCCAAGTGCTAATCCGTATCTTGCGTTTGCGGTTATCTTAATGGCAGGTATTGATGGAATAAAGCATAAAATCGAACCGTTTGCTTATGTGGAAGAGAACGTATATGAGATGGGAGAAAAAGAAAGGGATTCCCTAGGAATAGATGTTTTGCCCACTACTTTGGAAGAAGCCCTCGAAGAACTAAAGAGGGACAAAGTAGTCAAAGATGCCCTTGGAAAGGCTTACCACAACTTTGTGGAATACAAAATAAAGGAATGGAAGGACTATCTGGAATATCTGGAGAAAAAAGGGCTCGAAAGAAAAACAATAAAAGTCACAGAATGGGAACTTGAGCGCTACTTCTACATCTGA
- a CDS encoding DUF61 family protein: MSKEDEIIQKELSRLNFHLPKSRKNLKTLLEEDEPKVQLRDGQFHFFKKDELKYLSTLLDSNEYGSLYLPIILEIAPTWHGYFRVREKTAVKVIEKILGTYDILEEKNEVMLPRYLIPEIRKKLPTTTTYAFIIE, translated from the coding sequence ATGTCTAAAGAAGACGAGATAATCCAAAAAGAACTTTCCCGGCTAAATTTCCACTTACCCAAAAGCAGAAAGAACCTCAAAACTCTCCTCGAAGAAGACGAGCCCAAAGTACAGCTTAGAGATGGCCAGTTCCATTTTTTTAAAAAGGACGAATTAAAGTATCTTAGCACTTTACTTGATAGCAATGAATATGGATCCCTTTACCTGCCAATAATACTTGAAATTGCCCCTACATGGCACGGCTACTTTAGGGTTAGGGAGAAAACTGCAGTCAAGGTTATTGAGAAAATACTCGGGACGTATGACATCTTGGAGGAAAAAAATGAGGTGATGCTTCCTCGTTACCTCATCCCAGAAATTAGAAAAAAGTTACCCACGACAACAACGTATGCGTTTATAATTGAGTAA